Genomic segment of Buchnera aphidicola (Aphis fabae):
TTTCTTGTTTTTGTTTTATATAGTGTACTAGCCAACTGCCTTTTTTATTTTTTAATTGACTTGCTTTATTTATTTCAATACCAATATGTTGAGCCCATGAATATGCAGATTTTGTTGGAGTTCCATTTTCATTAAAAGAACATTTCAAGGAAGGTCCTTTTTTTAAAATTTTTTTTATTTTTTCAGAACTATCAATATCTATAATTTTTAATGCTAATCTTCTAGGAGTGGCAAAATAATCAATTTTTTTATATTTAATATTATGTAATTTTAATTCATTAGTAAAGTTTTCATAAAATGAAATAATTAAATGATATAATATTTTAGCAGGTAATTCTTCTGTTCCTATTTCAACTAAAAATGTTTTTTTCATTTTTTTTCTCTTTTTATTTGCATAATGGAAATTTTAATTTTTTTCGTGAATTTAAATATTCTTTTGCAATTTTTTTACTTAAGCTTCTAATTTTTAAAATATAATTTTGACGTTCGCTAGAAGATATTGCTTTTCTTGCATCTAATAAGTTAAAAACATGATTAGCTTGTAATGTTTTTTCATATGCTACTAATAGTAATGGCTTTGTTAAACTTATTAAATTATTTGCTTCAAACATATATTTTTCAAAATATTTAAATAATAAATCAATATTCGAATATTCAAAATTATATTTCGATTGTTCTATTTCGTTTTCTTTAAAAATATCACCGTAAGTAATTGTTTGAAATTTATTTGAACTCCAAATCAAATCATATACATTTGATTTATTTTGCATATGCATTGCTATTCTTTCTAAACCATATGTAATTTCTATAGTTACAGGATTACATTCGATTCCACCCACTTGTTGAAAATAAGTAAATTGAGTAATTTCCATTCCATTAAGCCATACTTCCCATCCAATACCCCATGCACCTAAGGTAGGATTTTCCCAATTATCTTCTATAAAACGTATATCATTGTTTTTTTCGTCTATTTTAAGCAAATTTAATGATTCTAAATACATATTTTGAATATTGTTTACTGGAGGTTTGATAATCACTTGAAATTGATAATAATTTTGTAAACGATTTGGATTTTTTGCATATCTTCCATCAGTTGGTCGTCTGCAACATTGTACATAAGCAGCTTTAATAGGTTCAGGACCAATTGTTCCTAAAAATGTTATATTATGAAATGTACCCGCTCCCATTGGTAAATCTAATGGTTGGAAAATAGTACATTCTTTTTCTATCCAATATTTTTTTAAAATTTGAATTAAATTGTAAAAAGTATTGCAATGATTTTTCATTTTATACCTTCAGGAGGAATAGTATTTATTTGTGTATATTATATATAATGATATTTATAATCTATATATTTTGTAGATAAAAATTATATAAAATATAATTTTTAATGTTAAGGAGAAGTTTCAATATGATTAAAATTAGTAAAGAAGCTAAATTAGCACGTAATGCTTTATTAACTATGGGATTAGAAAATCCTACTTTAAAAGCATACAATGGTATAGAAGAAAAAGAAAGAGAATTATTAATTGCTAAATATATGTATAAAATTATGTGTATTTTAAATTTAGATGTAAAAAATGATAGTTTAAAAGATACTCCCATTCGTATATCAAAAATGTATAATAATGAAATTTTTTCAGGTTTAGATTATAAAAATTTTCCAAAGATTACATTTATAGAAAATATAATAAAATCAAATGATATGATTGTTGTTCGTGATATTATATTAATGAGTACTTGTGAACATCATTTTATTACTATTCATGGAAAAGCTACTATTGCATATGTGCCTAAAAATAAAATTATTGGATTATCTAAAATAAATAGAATTGCACAATTTTATTCAAAACGACCTCAAATTCAAGAACGTCTTACTAAACAAATATCATTAGTATTACAAGTTTTGCTAGACACTCAAGATGTTGCGATTGTTCTTTATATGGATCATTTTTGTGTTAAAGCACGTGGTATTTGTGATGTAAATAGTATAACGATCACTTCATCTTTACAAGGTTTATTTAAGAGTCAAAAGAGTACT
This window contains:
- the glyQ gene encoding glycine--tRNA ligase subunit alpha; its protein translation is MKNHCNTFYNLIQILKKYWIEKECTIFQPLDLPMGAGTFHNITFLGTIGPEPIKAAYVQCCRRPTDGRYAKNPNRLQNYYQFQVIIKPPVNNIQNMYLESLNLLKIDEKNNDIRFIEDNWENPTLGAWGIGWEVWLNGMEITQFTYFQQVGGIECNPVTIEITYGLERIAMHMQNKSNVYDLIWSSNKFQTITYGDIFKENEIEQSKYNFEYSNIDLLFKYFEKYMFEANNLISLTKPLLLVAYEKTLQANHVFNLLDARKAISSSERQNYILKIRSLSKKIAKEYLNSRKKLKFPLCK
- the folE gene encoding GTP cyclohydrolase I FolE; the protein is MIKISKEAKLARNALLTMGLENPTLKAYNGIEEKERELLIAKYMYKIMCILNLDVKNDSLKDTPIRISKMYNNEIFSGLDYKNFPKITFIENIIKSNDMIVVRDIILMSTCEHHFITIHGKATIAYVPKNKIIGLSKINRIAQFYSKRPQIQERLTKQISLVLQVLLDTQDVAIVLYMDHFCVKARGICDVNSITITSSLQGLFKSQKSTRDEFFFKNNV